The Salvelinus sp. IW2-2015 linkage group LG15, ASM291031v2, whole genome shotgun sequence genome includes a region encoding these proteins:
- the LOC111974694 gene encoding caspase-3: MSDLVDAKGIAAHGLGSPSVQRFTTKNPEVDAKPPADMYTYKMNYPSLGQCVIINNKNFDKHTGMSLRNGTDVDAGHAIKVFSSLGYKVKVANDQTVQQIQQLLYKVSQDDHSQSASFVCVMLSHGDEGVFYGTDGNVELKKLTGLFRGDRCKTLVGKPKLFFIQACRGNDLDGGIETDAVADDSPERIPVEADFLYAYSTAPGYYSWRNTQKGSWFMQALCEMLQRYGKQLEIMQIMTRVNHMVALDFESFSNMPGFTAKKQIPCIVSMLTKDLYFPH, encoded by the exons ATGTCTGATTTGGTGGATGCCAAAGGGATAGCTGCACATGG GCTGGGCAGTCCCTCAGTGCAAAGGTTTACGACAAAGAATCCTGAAGTAGACGCTAAGCCTCCGGCTGACATGTACACATATAAGATGAACTACCCCAGCCTTGGACAGTgtgtcatcatcaacaacaagaaCTTTGACAAGCACACAG GAATGAGCCTTCGCAATGGAACAGACGTGGATGCAGGACATGCGATCAAAGTGTTCTCGAGTTTGGGGTACAAAGTGAAGGTTGCCAATGACCAGACTGTGCAACAGATACAACAGCTGCTTTACAAAG TGTCTCAAGACGACCACAGCCAGTCGGcctcctttgtgtgtgtgatgctgagcCATGGAGACGAGGGGGTGTTTTATGGCACAGATGGCAACGTAGAACTCAAGAAGCTCACTGGCCTCTTTAGGGGGGACCGCTGCAAAACGCTGGTGGGCAAGCCCAAACTCTTCTTCATCCAG GCGTGCCGTGGCAATGACCTGGATGGTGGCATAGAGACAGACGCCGTTGCTGATGACTCTCCAGAGAGGATTCCTGTTGAGGCAGACTTTCTCTACGCTTATTCTACAGCCCCAG GCTACTACTCCTGGAGGAACACCCAGAAGGGCTCCTGGTTCATGCAGGCCCTCTGTGAGATGTTACAAAGGTATGGCAAACAGCTGGAGATCATGCAGATCATGACACGTGTCAACCACATGGTGGCACTTGACTTCGAGTCTTTCTCCAACATGCCCGGCTTTACTGCCAAAAAGCAGATCCCTTGCATTGTGTCTATGTTGACCAAAGATCTCTACTTTCCACattga
- the vamp8 gene encoding vesicle-associated membrane protein 8: MYNDLEQGEVVEQDKVKTLQSQVDGVKDIMTQNVDRILARGERLDDLMGKSEDLQAGAQNFKHTSQKVARSYWWKNMKLWVVIVVIVLVIILIIVLLATGVIPTTSPAPPLPTPTKAQ, translated from the exons ATGTATAATGATCTG GAGCAGGGTGAGGTGGTGGAGCAGGACAAGGTGAAGACCCTGCAATCTCAGGTGGATGGGGTGAAGGACATAATGACCCAGAATGTGGACCGGATCCTGGCCCGGGGTGAGAGGCTGGACGACCTGATGGGCAAGTCAGAGGACCTGCAGGCTGGG GCTCAGAACTTCAAGCACACGTCTCAGAAGGTGGCTCGTTCCTACTGGTGGAAGAACATGAAGCTGTGGGTGGTGATAGTGGTCATCGTCCTCGTCATAATCCTCATCATCGTACTGCTCGCCACTGgagtcatccctactacctcgcCTGCTCCCCCTCTTCCCACACCCACGAAAGCGCAATAA
- the ncaph gene encoding condensin complex subunit 2 isoform X2: MSASSTPISRVRQWASPSLKHKGASPAAISTPLLASFPGNDDELERRQRRRSRVIDLQAAADSSFNESTSHSTTGTPAAVPKLSNAQISEHYSTCIKLSTENKITTKNAFGLHLIDYMADILKQKDSELTNFKVAAGTLDASTKIYAVRVDAVHADAYKVLGGLGAETKPGEEHGAGVGGEMEEGAEGELAAKQVVKKKRPPKKTVEQNLSNINSSESEMKCEVDPMFQRMASSFDESSTAGVFLSVLFSEDSRCELLFPSHMTLLHSSSSYSQPPPQHVPATPFTGGLQRIQEKSSICPSLADFSFTSWNPDQTMNQMLEKIKQGDHVFDVNAEADEEECQDFGDDFDGDYEEGQGDHGGEGSKEHKDRCEAGGPGRGRDVIPIGEGDIATMCLQLSDQPREYSYFSPRTMATWAGPGYWRFKPLHKKDNVPEKEGRKRKPKKAFEIDFNDDVNFDTYFRTTRAATTNTKSALSTRNKKTTLAADFQFPPETLSQLSLKPASTLCKEGQKRLSGELGEGIGDYDYNNANDTANFCPGLQGGESDDDGEGFSGGTGDTQPSVDGNPASSQDHDXVSTYGEDDLVPEPYRVNKIEINYAKTAKKMDMKRLKNTMWNLLTDSLEKXAKEVENVETSEVSGEKVFSQTTQTLRQSLPPNMAQNLSVPLAFVALLHLANEKNLELIKVDDMSDIIIKQGQ; this comes from the exons ATGAGCGCATCCTCCACACCTATCTCCCGGGTGCGTCAGTGGGCCTCACCGTCCCTGAAGCACAAGGGCGCCTCTCCTGCCGCCATCAGCACACCGCTCCTCGCATCTTTCCCCGGCAACGATGATGAGCTGGAGCGGCGTCAGAGGCGCAGATCCCGGGTCATTGATCTGCAAGCCGCCGCTGACTCTTCATTTAATGAATCTACCTCTCATAG CACCACCGGGACCCCTGCCGCTGTGCCTAAACTGTCAAATGCACAGATCTCAGAGCATTACTCCACCTGCATCAAACTCTCCACTGAAAAT AAAATTACCACCAAGAATGCCTTTGGTCTCCACCTGATTGACTACATGGCTGACATCCTCAAACAGAAGGATTCTGAGCTCACAAATTTCAAG GTGGCAGCYGGTACCTTGGACGCCAGCACCAAGATTTACGCGGTCAGAGTGGATGCTGTCCATGCTGATGCCTACAAGGTGCTGGGAGGACTGGGTGCTGAGACCAAGCCTGGGGAAG AGCATGGAGCAGGggtaggaggagagatggaggagggggctGAAGGTGAGCTGGCTGCTAAGCAGGTGGTGAAGAAGAAGAGGCCTCCCAAGAAGACTGTGGAGCAGAACCTGAGCAACATCAACAGCTCTGAGTCTGAGATGAAGTGTGAG GTGGACCCCATGTTCCAGCGCATGGCGTCGTCCTTCGATGAGAGCAGCACGGCAGGCGTCTTCCTGTCAGTGTTGTTCAGTGAGGACAGTCGCTGTGAgctcctctttccctcccacaTGACCCTGCTGCACTCCAGCTCCTCTTACTCCCAGCCTCCACCGCAGCACGTCCCTGCAACGCCCTTCACAG GTGGTCTCCAGCGGATCCAGGAGAAGAGCTCTATCTGCCCTTCCCTGGCAGACTTCTCTTTCACCAGCTGGAACCCTGACCAG accATGAACCAGATGCTGGAGAAGATAAAGCAGGGGGATCACGTGTTTGACGTGAACGCGGAGGCAGACGAGGAGGAGTGTCAGGACTTTGGGGATGATTTTGATGGAGACTATGAGGAGGGTCAGGGGGACCATGGTGGCGAAGGCTCCAAGGAACACAAGGATCGCTGTGAGGCTGGAGGGCCCgggagaggaag GGATGTGATTCCCATCGGAGAGGGGGACATAGCCACCATGTGTCTGCAGCTGTCCGACCAGCCCAGAGAGTACTCCTACTTCAGCCCCAGGACCATGGCTACCTGGGCAGGCCCTGGCTACTGGCGCTTCAAGCCTCTGCACAAAA AGGACAACGTGCCTGAGAAGGAGGGTCGCAAGAGAAAGCCAAAGAAGGCTTTTGAAATCGACTTTAATGACGATGTCAACTTTGACACCTACTTCCGCACCACTAGA GCCGCTACCACTAACACCAAGTCAGCCCTCAGCACAAGAAACAAGAAGACCACTCTGGCTGCAGACTTCCAGTTCCCCCCTGAGACCCTGTCCCAACTCAGTCTTAAGCCCGCCAGCACA TTATGTAAAGAGGGCCAGAAGAGGTTGTCTGGAGAGCTGGGGGAAGGCATCGGAGACTACGACTACAACAATGCCAATGACACAGCCAACTTCTGCCCCGGACTGCAG ggtggtgaaagtgatgatgatggtgaaggGTTCAGTGGGGGTACAGGTGACACCCAGCCTTCTGTGGATGGTAACCCCGCCTCCTCACAAGACCATGATGAKGTGTCCACCTATGGGGAGGATGACCTGGTGCCAGAGCCATACAGG GTGAACAAGATTGAGATAAACTACGCCAAGACAGCCAAGAAGATGGACATGAAGAGACTCAAGAACACCATGTGGAATCTTCTGACTGACAGTCTGGAAAAAKCAGCCAAG GAGGTTGAAAATGTGGAGACTTCAGAAGTGTCTGGGGAGAAGGTCTTCAGCCAGACCACACAGACCCTGCGTCAAAG CTTGCCCCCCAACATGGCTCAGAACCTGTCCGTGCCCCTGGCGTTCGTCGCCCTGCTGCACTTGGCCAATGAGAAG AATTTGGAGCTCATCAAGGTGGACGACATGTCAGATATCATCATCAAGCAAGGTCAATGA
- the ncaph gene encoding condensin complex subunit 2 isoform X1, whose product MSASSTPISRVRQWASPSLKHKGASPAAISTPLLASFPGNDDELERRQRRRSRVIDLQAAADSSFNESTSHSTTGTPAAVPKLSNAQISEHYSTCIKLSTENKITTKNAFGLHLIDYMADILKQKDSELTNFKVAAGTLDASTKIYAVRVDAVHADAYKVLGGLGAETKPGEEHGAGVGGEMEEGAEGELAAKQVVKKKRPPKKTVEQNLSNINSSESEMKCEVDPMFQRMASSFDESSTAGVFLSVLFSEDSRCELLFPSHMTLLHSSSSYSQPPPQHVPATPFTGGLQRIQEKSSICPSLADFSFTSWNPDQTMNQMLEKIKQGDHVFDVNAEADEEECQDFGDDFDGDYEEGQGDHGGEGSKEHKDRCEAGGPGRGRDVIPIGEGDIATMCLQLSDQPREYSYFSPRTMATWAGPGYWRFKPLHKKDNVPEKEGRKRKPKKAFEIDFNDDVNFDTYFRTTRAATTNTKSALSTRNKKTTLAADFQFPPETLSQLSLKPASTLCKEGQKRLSGELGEGIGDYDYNNANDTANFCPGLQGGESDDDGEGFSGGTGDTQPSVDGNPASSQDHDXVSTYGEDDLVPEPYRVNKIEINYAKTAKKMDMKRLKNTMWNLLTDSLEKXAKQEVENVETSEVSGEKVFSQTTQTLRQSLPPNMAQNLSVPLAFVALLHLANEKNLELIKVDDMSDIIIKQGQ is encoded by the exons ATGAGCGCATCCTCCACACCTATCTCCCGGGTGCGTCAGTGGGCCTCACCGTCCCTGAAGCACAAGGGCGCCTCTCCTGCCGCCATCAGCACACCGCTCCTCGCATCTTTCCCCGGCAACGATGATGAGCTGGAGCGGCGTCAGAGGCGCAGATCCCGGGTCATTGATCTGCAAGCCGCCGCTGACTCTTCATTTAATGAATCTACCTCTCATAG CACCACCGGGACCCCTGCCGCTGTGCCTAAACTGTCAAATGCACAGATCTCAGAGCATTACTCCACCTGCATCAAACTCTCCACTGAAAAT AAAATTACCACCAAGAATGCCTTTGGTCTCCACCTGATTGACTACATGGCTGACATCCTCAAACAGAAGGATTCTGAGCTCACAAATTTCAAG GTGGCAGCYGGTACCTTGGACGCCAGCACCAAGATTTACGCGGTCAGAGTGGATGCTGTCCATGCTGATGCCTACAAGGTGCTGGGAGGACTGGGTGCTGAGACCAAGCCTGGGGAAG AGCATGGAGCAGGggtaggaggagagatggaggagggggctGAAGGTGAGCTGGCTGCTAAGCAGGTGGTGAAGAAGAAGAGGCCTCCCAAGAAGACTGTGGAGCAGAACCTGAGCAACATCAACAGCTCTGAGTCTGAGATGAAGTGTGAG GTGGACCCCATGTTCCAGCGCATGGCGTCGTCCTTCGATGAGAGCAGCACGGCAGGCGTCTTCCTGTCAGTGTTGTTCAGTGAGGACAGTCGCTGTGAgctcctctttccctcccacaTGACCCTGCTGCACTCCAGCTCCTCTTACTCCCAGCCTCCACCGCAGCACGTCCCTGCAACGCCCTTCACAG GTGGTCTCCAGCGGATCCAGGAGAAGAGCTCTATCTGCCCTTCCCTGGCAGACTTCTCTTTCACCAGCTGGAACCCTGACCAG accATGAACCAGATGCTGGAGAAGATAAAGCAGGGGGATCACGTGTTTGACGTGAACGCGGAGGCAGACGAGGAGGAGTGTCAGGACTTTGGGGATGATTTTGATGGAGACTATGAGGAGGGTCAGGGGGACCATGGTGGCGAAGGCTCCAAGGAACACAAGGATCGCTGTGAGGCTGGAGGGCCCgggagaggaag GGATGTGATTCCCATCGGAGAGGGGGACATAGCCACCATGTGTCTGCAGCTGTCCGACCAGCCCAGAGAGTACTCCTACTTCAGCCCCAGGACCATGGCTACCTGGGCAGGCCCTGGCTACTGGCGCTTCAAGCCTCTGCACAAAA AGGACAACGTGCCTGAGAAGGAGGGTCGCAAGAGAAAGCCAAAGAAGGCTTTTGAAATCGACTTTAATGACGATGTCAACTTTGACACCTACTTCCGCACCACTAGA GCCGCTACCACTAACACCAAGTCAGCCCTCAGCACAAGAAACAAGAAGACCACTCTGGCTGCAGACTTCCAGTTCCCCCCTGAGACCCTGTCCCAACTCAGTCTTAAGCCCGCCAGCACA TTATGTAAAGAGGGCCAGAAGAGGTTGTCTGGAGAGCTGGGGGAAGGCATCGGAGACTACGACTACAACAATGCCAATGACACAGCCAACTTCTGCCCCGGACTGCAG ggtggtgaaagtgatgatgatggtgaaggGTTCAGTGGGGGTACAGGTGACACCCAGCCTTCTGTGGATGGTAACCCCGCCTCCTCACAAGACCATGATGAKGTGTCCACCTATGGGGAGGATGACCTGGTGCCAGAGCCATACAGG GTGAACAAGATTGAGATAAACTACGCCAAGACAGCCAAGAAGATGGACATGAAGAGACTCAAGAACACCATGTGGAATCTTCTGACTGACAGTCTGGAAAAAKCAGCCAAG CAGGAGGTTGAAAATGTGGAGACTTCAGAAGTGTCTGGGGAGAAGGTCTTCAGCCAGACCACACAGACCCTGCGTCAAAG CTTGCCCCCCAACATGGCTCAGAACCTGTCCGTGCCCCTGGCGTTCGTCGCCCTGCTGCACTTGGCCAATGAGAAG AATTTGGAGCTCATCAAGGTGGACGACATGTCAGATATCATCATCAAGCAAGGTCAATGA